DNA from Rosa rugosa chromosome 6, drRosRugo1.1, whole genome shotgun sequence:
CTTGGCGATACATTTGGACCTAAATGAAAATTACCAAGGGCTTGTAAGATCCCAGCTGCACATCTCTCAGTTGCACGCAATATGCGACGATTGCTCTTTGCGTTTTGTGCATACCAGTGTAACAATTCTTCCTGTGCATTATCAACCTGcgtatttgttttcttaatcaGTTCCTTCCTATGAATCAtataacaagtttattaggaACTAAGAAATGTTTAAGACCTCCACACCATGACACCATAGACTTCAGGAAGAGTGAAGAGTTCGGCATCATTTCCAGAGTCACCACAAACAATTGTATTGCAGGGCAGTTTGccatcaattttgaatttctttaaCAGATATGCAAGAGCTTGCCCTTTGCCAGCACCTTTTGGTAACACATCCAAAGCAATACCACTGCTATATATTATCTTTACATCTAACTGACCAgatcaaaaaaaatatatcaccACATTGACAATGGATATATGCATTCAAGTAAGCATTTTAGAGAAAActcataaaaataaataatacaaAATAGCAGCAGTGTAGAACACAATTCAACAGGTAGCAGTATGAGACAAAACTATCAATCCTCCAGCCATAAGGTTTAGAAATCAAGAGGTAAACTCACCCCACGTTTCGCCAACCGTTCTGATAGAACATTCATTATCTCAGTTGCCTCAACCTTGTCTACATAAAAGCTAACCTTGTGAGGTCGTTGCTCTGCCTCCGCCTGCAATTCATAATCGCTTGAAATGTCTTAACCGAACCGATAACGAATGCCTATGTTGTCACACTAGCTGCAACCTAAGAATCTGAGTTTGGTCTAAAAAAAGGTACCTGAGGAGTGAGTTGTGGAAACTTAGTTGTTTCCTCGACAACAATATTTCTATCCCAATTGTGATTGAGATAGTGTTGCCAACCATCATCGGGTAGCATTGCGTCACCCTCACCGTAGATAATCTCAGTTCCAACAGACATGATAGTAATATCGGGCGTCAACAAGGGCTTCTCATTCCGCAAGGGTTTGTAAGATAGAGGTGATCTTCCGGTTGAAAATACGAGCAGAGAATCATGGCGATAATATGCTTCCCATAGCGCATTGAACCGAAGAAGAGAAGTATTTCGAGGATCATCATGATCCACCTGAATGAATGACAAAAACAATAATCATAATCAGAAACCAGGTCCATGAATGAACGAATGAATGGGCAATAAGCAGGCAAAAGGGAAAATCTACCATTGTGTAATCAAGATCTGAAACCAGCATGAGACGAGCAGAGCCATTGAGCCGAGAGTCCATGTGGGTTGGGTTGCGCTCGCCAAATCTCAATTTCTGTGCAATCAACGATCAATTATCTGAATACTGGTAGGTATTAGATAGATAAGTACTACTGTGAACCGGAAACTGgacatcattttttttcttctaaaccTTTTGTTCATCAAGTATCATTGGTCCAATGTTACcaattgcccaaaaaaaaaaaaaaaggatcattGGTCCAAAATCTCCAGATTTTTGTCTTTATAGCtgctaaaaaaaacaaaaaaggattAGTCCACGTGGTAGAGATTTTGGTATTTCTTGATTCGTCGACTTCGGCActtaaaataatttttaataatattCTTCTTCACAAAAAGTCAAACTACTACTTAACAAGAAAGTATCGCGACGGTCTTGAACAACACATAATTACTCATTAAATTTAAGTATTATATGAGCGAGTTTCTAATGAGAACCTTATAATAAGAATCAAATAAGAACTTTGGAATGTACGGCGATAATGTGCATGTTGAAATTTTAAAATACTAACTAAAGTTGAAAACACACATCCAACATGCTTACTTGAGTAGAGAATAAGAATTCAAAGTATTTTGGAATGCTTCGATATTATTTACCTCACAGAATAGGGTTTATAAAGTGATACAAGAGTTATCCTAATAGGAAACGatctcctacaattatacagaGAGATGTAATCTAaatgtacaaggaaagtaaatatttacagaatattctacactccccctcaagttggtgcatagatgtcaatCATGTCCAACTTGTAAATCGAGTTGTCAAACACTTTCCTTGACACTCCTTTCGTAAGAACATCTGCTAATTGATCTTCTGTATACACAAAAGGAAAACGAATAATCTTTCTGTCCAGattttccttaatgaaatgtcgatctacttccacatgcttagtccggtcatgctgaacaggatttCGAGCAATTTCAATAGCAGATGTGCTATCACAATGCAAGTCCATAGGTTTCTTGAGTttaaaacccaaatctttcaacacattacgaatccacaacatctcacaaacttCATGTGTCATACCTCGAAAttcagcttcagcacttgacctagcaacaaccttttgtttcttgctgcGCCAAGTCACTAGGTTTCCTCCAACAAATGTAAAATACCCAGATGTAGACCGTCTGTCTGTCTTATCACCAGCCCAGTCTGCATCCGTGTACCCCACAACTTCCAACTCACCCTTCTTTTCAAACAACAAACCTCTTCCAGGTGCCATCTTAAGGTATCTCAAGATACGATatactgcatccatatgctcttcactgggacaatgcataaactgactaaccacactcacagcataagcaatatcaggcctAGTATGAGAAAGATAAATAAGCCTCCCTACTAGACGTTGGTATcttcctttatcagttggaacttgatccgGACAGATGGCAAGGTTGTGGTTCATCTCGATCGGTGTCTCAATAAGATTACAGTCAAGCATACCGGTTTCAGCTAACAAGTCAAGCACATACTTACGTTGGGACAACGAAATCCCCTTCTTACACCTTGCGACCTCAATTCCAAGAAAGTACTTCAATtgcccaagatctttcatctcgaaCTCCTTAGAAAGATACTTCTGTAGAGCCTCCATCTCTTTTAAGTCATCCCCTGtgacaatcatatcatcaacatatactatCAGAGCGGTAATCTTACCCTGACTACGCTTGATGAACAAGGTGTGATCCGAGTTGCTTTGTTTATATCCAAACGTCCTCATGGACTTggagaatcttccaaaccatgcTCTCGGtgactgcttcaaaccataaagagacttcttcaatttacaaaCCTTGCCAGTATCATATGGCAAATTTTTTACTCCTGGCGGCATGTCCatatacacttcttcctccaagttACCATTGAGGaaagcattcttcacatcaaactgatgCAGAGGCCAATCTTTAGTTGCTGCAAGTGAAATCAAGATTCGAACAGTATTTATTTTTGCTACAGGGGCAAACGTctcttcataatcaattccatagCGCTAAGTTTAAACCTTTGGCAACTAATTTGGCTTTGTACCTATCAATACTCCCATCAGCTTTAAGTTTTACTGTAAACACCCATCGGCATccaacagtcttctttccagcaGGCATAGTCACAATATCCCAAGTCAAGTTTTTCTGCAAAGCCTCTAGTTCTTCATTCATTGCTTGAGTCCACTTAGGATCCGCCAAAGCATCCTGTAcactactaggaatagatacagtggataattgatcaacaacaagtgcatgtgacccagacaacctatggttagacatgtaATTAGCTATACGATActtagctttggttttgatatctggttcatattgtttcttaggaataccCTTGGTAGCTCACTGTGATTTCCTAGACTCAATATTACCTACCTCAGATGATTCGTTCGAAATTAAAGGTACCTGAGAAGGAACTCTCGCAGCGGATTCTTCAATTGACGATGTAGAGAGGGGGAAGAACTCTGACAAATGAGGGCTCTGAATATTCTGTTCATTGGGTGCATCACAGTCGGGCCTGTTAATGAGTACTTCTTTAGTTTGTGATGTTCCATGTGTTCCAGAATGCGTGTCAGTCTCCTGGCGTGTAGGCTCTCTGTTTGACAAGTCAGTGGCACTTTGGGGTTGCACATTAATATGGCGTGCTACATCTATTCCTTCAGACAAATCATAAAAATGGCTTGCGTCATCAACACTATTCAATGATACGcttaaagcaagcgcataatttaaccctgaaatgtcattagtagtataaagtaaatagggatcgttctattccggggattgagggtacacctgtcattgtcaaacaattaaacaattaaaattaaaacaaagtataatattcacacatatatacactatttacgaaaaaggggggtattttgtttttggttttctttttccgaaaataaatactaagttaactaaataattaaaatgcaaaaacataaaaacatcaatgggatgtgagaacaaggatcaaagtcgaaactcatgattaaaattgattcaagttcatcattgttcatcatagtcatgcaagaggagttgatcatgtgaaacgttaaaagcaaacaattccccatattttactttcaatgctaattaatctaagtgaaagcacatagactaatcctatcaaacatgcattcaagccctagaaagctagtcaatcatacatgtttaacgcaataagcacctagaaaggctatcaactcaaatgtgcaacttagtatgaaaaagtccacctaattgcaatcttctttgattaaattcggtttttgtacaaaacctttactacttattgattcaagaacacaaaaccaaaaagttgatccatgttctcaatttcgtagcaacattcacataaaaaccctaaatgtttcgaaccattcaagattatcatacaaaagatttctatcatgcaaatttaatcaaacactcacacaaaagcaaccataaatcgcaatatatgaatctgaaaattaacaattaatcataaaatttcagaaatcaacacttgttcaaacatgtgtgtcaactagggcaaaaccaacgaaaatacaaagcaaagttacaaggagaatcggattacaccgtgatgaaggtgagatgaatgaagtgatgatgtggtctcttgaatttcgaaagcaatcttcaaggtggaggatggatggtgttcatggcttgtcttcttcttccttggccttgcttgcacttcgtggttgccctagaggatggagaggagcacggctaggctagagagttttctgaattttttctcaagTGTAAAACGTAAAAGAATTGGGGccctttgacgttgagaagaggggagtatatataggagcacggcaaacttggtctccaagccgtgcactCCTCAAAAGTCTCACGGCAATCACTTGTTAATTCTCCATaattttcctccaatgcttgcttgccacataagccctatgatgtgttccaaccaatcacaaaatttcaatattaattccctaaatatattattgccgaaaTATAGAGATATTTCctgattttcttcaccaatttcggcaacaatatcTTTAGAGAAAATATTGGATGAATCTAGACTcgtttttggccgtttcttgatctccacactttggctttccttaaaactctctagggttTATCACTTTGCCgaaatctctagggtttcttcatgaatatcacggcaacttcctccttttcctcttggcttggacggcaagattatttctagggtttatctttccattaaaattaccctagaaaatctcttgcgtaatcttcttttaatttctgattttcacgccatcttccttgtttctctctttggttttcacggcaacaacatcctagggtttattccatgcgtcacaaaccctaatcccttgggccttgatgggccatgatccattttgccaaAAATCcttagagttcttgggccacgttgcttcattttcaagccttctcatttttcaacgcaaaacacattatttttccatttctttttcatggttgcgttggaaccttgctagggaagccttcctccatttcgcagggtttcctggttggactaggaaaacttcttttcttcatttctgctcatttctgtggtccaatgTCCTTCATTTTCGTTCcccttgatgttcgcaagctcatctttccatttatgagttcatttccactttttagctcggaggtcctgaaaatagaaactagtatgaaaaatagaaacttacctaatttgaaaaatagaaacttactaaaaatgaaaaatagaaagtttactaaaaatgaaaactaaaaactttcctaaactgaaaatggaaacttgccagaaatgagaaatgaaaactacaaaaatagaaactttatacaaataggaactttcccaatcaaagaatggaaactttcctaaacagggttttaataaggaaataacgcaagaaatgtagggaaaaacaagtaaaacgtcgcattaaaatgctcctatcagattcccccacacttagcttttgctagtcccttagcaaaatcacactaagacacacataagactcaacgaaaatttaaagactctacaaatgtaatgactctattgcccttcaactttttgtctcagcaatctcttactttcacaacaccaagattagcactttaccaagaatcaatgtttaggcattcgagagttaattaaaacacataattcacatatacacaagtaggacttggttggaacaatggtgatgggttaggcttagcatgcttcagacaagtatgattcatatcctcacaaggtatatccactctttcttctctcagatcatggcaatgcttaaaagcttatacactcaagtatatgtgaaagatagcaagtatatcacataatgcaagaaacgaaagcacaagtataattttctttaaagatctcatgaaggatatcaactacttgcacgaatggactgccataggttcaactcttgtaactcatctccacatcaagggctgtcccatcttaaggatcaagaaggtcttctcaagggttataatggggctaaggctcaaggtttaaagaaacgaaaggtaaggatttagcaaagtgtcctaaaaacctagtagagctcatgttggtgtagagagacttctagaaatccaccaagtatgcaaaaacgtcacaatcccatgggggtgttataaaggggcctaatgtcttcattttgggcccaatcttcattgtaaacttcccttgaactctagtgaagtggacaaaggccaaatttttctatagtgggccttcaattcaaattaaactccgaaatcactaagtatgggggactaaaatccataaatattctcttttctttttcttagccgtttacatattttcatttttttctttttcttttctcggctttttcatacatttttcattcatggacaagtctacccccacacttgaatcttcacctcttcttattcttcaatattgacgccaaaaatcttcaagtaaagtctcaatttagctccactaagtccttaggacaaagggtagggttatagctatactaaggcttaggttaaagattttaagggtgatgaaagaaaaggcttaacgtaggctcaaaggggtttatctaggggagtcccacgacgggcacaattagggacacaggttcatttggcaatggtggtaattcctagggtgcctctatcctttccagaatcagggccatgtattgatataacgtctcaacaagcacaagagtgaattctagcattctctagtgaTTCGGTGCCTATACTAGCGCCTCACGCGTAATACAACACGGTCATCAAGTTTAGGGCAAATAAATTAAGCTCcaagtatcgtacccaagggaataGGGAACCCCCCACTTAGTTACGGACAACTAAGCACAAATACAAATTATCCTAGCAACAAGTATCCGAAAttgtgatttttaattgtgaagacttaaactaaatttaagaaccgaaaatagaaaattgctaaaaataaaaatgcaatGCTAAAGTAATTTGCGAAAAATTCAAGACAAGAGAGTGttgggtgctagggaggttccttcacccaaatcctatgtgccggaagctaatataatgtagatgcaaaattCTTCATtcggcggtagtcgtatcctaggcggttcaaggctcaagaaCCATATATTCTCAATTACGGTATTAATGTGCCGTTTCAAGGGTCACACAAACTCAATTAGAGAGAgctagagccggttcaagggtctctaAGTCGCTCTAATTGGCATAAAGCTCAAGAATTAGACCACTAAGCGATTCACCCTCGCAATCACGCggcgggtgtaaatcaccatacTTATAACCCCTACAATACCAAATTGAGggttctagcttaggaattagagggggtcaagcctctaactccgtcctagacatgctcaaaatacataccctagagttgactaggctcctagacatgcatttcaacccaataaaaattgatataagcatccaacaaattaaattgcatcAATCCATTAAAATAGGCATCCTTTACataaaatttgggctagggcacacaaccctaacccccaacaaaatttctactcactacccataaatATATACATCATCAATTCCATCAATTTCATACAAATAAAAGAGGGAAAGGTATAGAAGAGGGAGAACAACCAAGACAAATTACAAATGCTAAAAAGCAAACATAATAAGCCTTGGCATTATAATTTCTCCATTTTTACCCAAGTGGTGATTGTTTTATGCTTGAAGTGCTTCCCCTTTGAAACttgtgaaattgatgagaagatggaatTTTGGTGAAGTGGGTCTTAGTGAGGAAGtgtggattttggtgaggagaagaaatcTTGGTGAGGTAGgttggattttggtgaggagaaggaaaaaaaatggagaaagaTGGGGTTTATAGTGTGGTGGTTTCGGTTGTGTGTGTAGAGGAAGAGAAATGAATTGGAAATTTTGGGTCTGGTGGTGCGGCTCTGAGAAGAGGAAGAATGAAGGATATCCTTTagagagaagaggaaaatgGGATAATTCATGATTATATGTGTGGTGTTTCGGTGGCTATcaagggaggaagagagagaagatgcTAGCTGGCAAAACAAGAAAGGaagagaggaaaagaaagaaaaaaaaaaaaaaaaaaaaaaaaaaaaagggaaaaggaaagaaaaaaagggaaggGCACTGCAGCCACGTGAAGGAGAAGAAAGGGAAGGAGCTGATGGTGGTACTGctgacgtcatcatgacgtcagggtagggattttttttttttttttttttgctctctctttttctaatttatttcttcttcttcttttcttcttctactttcttctctcttctctcttctcaatgcacttccACAACATATTATCGAAGGTGATTAGATTCCGCTCCCTTGATAGTGttgactacggttgacccgaattgactatttcgtcattttgtcggaaactccaatttgctcaAATCTAACACCATTTTCTTccgtttccgcaattccgcttatttcctacacaataaattaaaatgaattaattacatattaattgacatggggatttgcttatttatagtgttttagatataattatacacatataaatgcgtataatcacacccccacacttgaactttgcttgtccccaaGCAAACTAAATGTAAATTAATAACCAAAAATCTATTGACTTAACTCATATGCTCAAACATAAAGAACGCTCggtattagcctttccaaccataaccc
Protein-coding regions in this window:
- the LOC133718364 gene encoding sucrose-phosphatase 2-like isoform X1; protein product: MDSRLNGSARLMLVSDLDYTMVDHDDPRNTSLLRFNALWEAYYRHDSLLVFSTGRSPLSYKPLRNEKPLLTPDITIMSVGTEIIYGEGDAMLPDDGWQHYLNHNWDRNIVVEETTKFPQLTPQAEAEQRPHKVSFYVDKVEATEIMNVLSERLAKRGLDVKIIYSSGIALDVLPKGAGKGQALAYLLKKFKIDGKLPCNTIVCGDSGNDAELFTLPEVYGVMVDNAQEELLHWYAQNAKSNRRILRATERCAAGILQALGNFHLGPNVSPRDIKDFQKCKVNIFSPAYEVVKFYLFYEKWRRAEVEKSEQYMQNLRSIFHSLGVFVHPSGVELPLHQCIDAMARLYGDKQGNQFWTWVDRLTSAQIGCDTWLVKFYKWELNENERQCTLTTVLIKSQVEVPDTFTWLHMHQTWLDGFAIANAERWLF
- the LOC133718364 gene encoding sucrose-phosphatase 1-like isoform X2 encodes the protein MDSRLNGSARLMLVSDLDYTMVDHDDPRNTSLLRFNALWEAYYRHDSLLVFSTGRSPLSYKPLRNEKPLLTPDITIMSVGTEIIYGEGDAMLPDDGWQHYLNHNWDRNIVVEETTKFPQLTPQAEAEQRPHKVSFYVDKVEATEIMNVLSERLAKRGVDNAQEELLHWYAQNAKSNRRILRATERCAAGILQALGNFHLGPNVSPRDIKDFQKCKVNIFSPAYEVVKFYLFYEKWRRAEVEKSEQYMQNLRSIFHSLGVFVHPSGVELPLHQCIDAMARLYGDKQGNQFWTWVDRLTSAQIGCDTWLVKFYKWELNENERQCTLTTVLIKSQVEVPDTFTWLHMHQTWLDGFAIANAERWLF